The Coregonus clupeaformis isolate EN_2021a chromosome 8, ASM2061545v1, whole genome shotgun sequence genome has a segment encoding these proteins:
- the LOC123491505 gene encoding uncharacterized protein LOC123491505 produces MTSSKRITLFLIFPLLVEMDVVAGTESSSILQDSGLISANVGDAVIVHCFYEGDMAMHFSWYKQPLRDKLQLLSTVYKFDRNTTFYHEFKDNPRFSVENGQQKNHLRISDMQLSDSGTYYCGSAYGNKVEFGEGAILIVKGSGSYSMSVLQQPVSESVLPGDSVTLNCTIHTETCAGEHSVYWFRHGSGESLPGIIYTHGDRSDQCVKSPEAGSPTQSCVYNLPKRNLSLSDAGTYYCAVASCGEILFGNGTKLDIQVPEHDPPFDQSPTVLALVVSNIVLGIVTLLLVWVLCKTRNRDSRGRTDVPTSQGNQNQDSDVLNYAAVSFTPKKNSSSSRRAREKTSREDAVYSEVRYLQQQ; encoded by the exons GACTCATATCAGCCAACGTTGGAGACGCCGTGATTGTGCACTGCTTCTATGAAGGCGACATGGCCATGCATTTCTCCTGGTACAAGCAACCCTTGAGAGATAAGCTTCAACTCTTATCAACCGTCTATAAGTTTGACAGGAACACAACATTTTACCATGAGTTTAAGGATAACCCTCGCTTCTCAGTGGAAAATGGCCAACAAAAGAATCACCTAAGGATCTCAGACATGCAGCTCTCTGATTCAGGCACATACTACTGTGGAAGTGCTTATGGCAACAAGGTGGAGTTTGGAGAAGGAGCCATTCTCATAGTAAAAG GATCAGGGTCCTACAGCATGTCTGTGCTCCAGCAGCCTGTGTCTGAGTCAGTCCTCCCaggagactctgtgactctgaactgtacaatacacactgagacctgtgCAGGAGAACACAGTGTCTATTGGTTCAGACATGGCTCAGGAGAATCCCTTCCAGGAATCATTTACACCCATGGAGACAGAAGTGATCAGTGTGTGAAGAGCCCTGAGGCTGGGTCTCCTACACAGAGCTGTGTCTACAACCTCCCCAAGAGgaacctcagcctctctgatgctgggacttactactgtgctgtggcctcatGTGGGGAGATACTGTTTGGGAACGGGACCAAGCTGGACATTCAAG TTCCAGAGCATGATCCTCCATTTGATCAGAGTCCTACTGTTCTGGCCTTGGTCGTCTCCAACATCGTTCTGGGGATAGTGACCCTTCTACTTGTCTGGGTGCTGTGCAAGACTCGTAACAGAGATAGCAGAG GGAGGACAGATGTCCCAACATCCCAGGGCAATCAG AATCAAGACAGTGATGTGTTGAACTATGCAGCTGTGAGTTTCACCCCCAAGAAGAACTCTTCCTCCTCTAGAAGAGCAAGAGAGAAGACCAGCAGAGAGGATGCAGTGTACTCTGAGGTCAGATACCTTCAGCAGCAGTGA